The genomic segment GAAAAAGCGTAATAAGGAAAATACACTGACGCTCTGCGACAAAGCAAACGTCCTCACCTATGCACATGATCTGTGGCGACGGGTCTTTGACGAGGTAGGCGAAGATTATCCTGATATCAAGAAGGAATATGCCTTTGTTGATGCGACAACAATGTGGATGGTGAAAAACCCTGAATGGTTTGATGTCATTGTGACGTGCAATATGTTTGGAGACATTATTACTGATCTCGGTGCGATGATTCAGGGGGGCATGGGGGTCGCAGCATCTGGCAACCTGAACCCAGAAAGCGTCGCCATGTTTGAACCGATTCACGGCTCCGCGCCGCGTTACACAGGCAAAAATCAGATTAATCCCATTGCGGCGATAGGTGCTGCCGGAATGATGCTCGACCACCTGGGGTATGCGGAAGCGGCAACAAAAGTGGAGAACTCTATCAGCGACCTGCTGGCAAGTGGGAAGATTAAAGACCTGGGTGCCGGACGCATGGGCTACACGACTGAAGAAGTTGGCGATCTTGTTGCAGCGGGATTGTAATTGTTCACAGGTAGGTAGACTTTTCAAAGGGCGAGGTTAGGAACCCTCGCCAGCAAGGAGGGATGCCCCAATTTTCAGAGCAGACGTGCTGTAAAATTAATCCGATCTGAATAGCGGTTCCAACGATTGAAGGTGTACATGTCGTAAGCAC from the Candidatus Poribacteria bacterium genome contains:
- a CDS encoding 3-isopropylmalate dehydrogenase: MYKIGLIPGDGIGPEVTREAMKVFGAAAEQAGIQYETVEYDVGGARYLATGEVLPDSVLEELRGLDAIYLGAIGHPDVKPGILEKGILLKVRFELDLYINLRPVKLYPGVPTPLKDKGPEEIDFIIVRENTEGLYAGIGGFLKRGTRDEVAIQEMINTYKGVERCVRYAFELTKKRNKENTLTLCDKANVLTYAHDLWRRVFDEVGEDYPDIKKEYAFVDATTMWMVKNPEWFDVIVTCNMFGDIITDLGAMIQGGMGVAASGNLNPESVAMFEPIHGSAPRYTGKNQINPIAAIGAAGMMLDHLGYAEAATKVENSISDLLASGKIKDLGAGRMGYTTEEVGDLVAAGL